ATCGCCGAGAAGGTGGGCTTCCTGCAGTTCGGCGCCGGAGCGGTGTCCTCGCCGATGGAGGCCTGGCTGACCGTCCGCGGCATCAAGACGCTGGCCGTGCGGATGGACCGGCACTCCGAGAACGCGCAGGCGATCGCGGAAGCCGTGCAGCCGCATCCGGCGGTCGAGACGGTGTTCTACCCGGGCCTCGAATCGCACCCCGGCCACGAGATCGCCGCGAAGCAGATGCGCTCGTTCGGCGGCATGCTGTCCGTTGCGTTGCGCGGTGGCCCGGCCGCGGCGAAGAAGTTCGCGGAGGGCACCAGCGTGTTCCAGCTGGCGGAGTCGCTCGGCGGCGTGGAGTCGCTGATCAGCTACCCCTCGGAGATGACCCACGCCTCGGTGAAGGGCACCGAGCTGGCCGTGCCCGAGAATGTGGTGCGGCTCTCGGTCGGCATCGAGGGCATCGACGACCTGCTGGCCGACGTGACCGGGGCGCTCGACCGGCTGGCCTAGCGGGACCGCGCTCGGCTGCTCGGCCCGCTTCCGCTTCGCCCATCGCCGAGCGCTGCGGAAACGGCCGAGCGCGCTCGCCGCGGCGCCGTCGTTCGGCCGCTTTGGCCGCGCCCGGCGCCCGGCGGCCTGCGGCCCTCGGCGGCGCTCATCGCGTTGGCGCGAAGCGGCCACCGTGTGGCAGATTATCGATGGATGTCGCGTTCCTGCCGGTGCAGAGTAGACGGGTGACCACAACCACGGCCCCCGTCGCCACCTCAGGCCTCGGCATCCTGCGCGCCTCCTCGTTGTACATCGCGTCCGTGCTCGGCAGTGGCATCCTGGTGCTGCCGGCGCTCGCCGCCAGTGCCGCCGGCCCGGCGTCGCTGGTCGGGGTCGCCGCGGTGCTGCTGATGTCTGTGCCGCTCGCGGGAGCGTTCGCCGCTCTCGCCGCCCGGCACCCGGACGCCGGGGGCGTCGCCACCTTCGTCCGCCGCGCGCTCGGCGCCACCGCCGCCCGCACCGCCGGGTACTGGTTCTATTTCGGCGTGAGCATGGGCATCCCCATCGTCGGCGTGCTCGGCGCCGAGTACGTCATTGCGCTGCTCGGAGCCGACCGGGGCTGGGTCGGCGTGGTCGCGCTGGCGATCCTCGCACCGCCATTCCTCGCGAACAGCTTCGGGGTGCGGGTGTCAGGCAGCGTGCAGTTCGCGGTCACCGCCGCGCTGCTCGTGCTCGTGATCGGGGTGGTCGCGCTGGCCGCGCCGGCGACCGACGCGGCGAACTTCAGCCCATTCGCGCCGCACGGCTGGGCGCCGGTCGGTACCGTGGTCAGCCTGTTCGTCTGGGCGTTCGCCGGCTGGGAGGCTGTCACCCACATCGCCGCGGAGTTCCGCAACCCGCGGCGCACCATCCCCATCGCCACGGCGATCGCGATCATCGTGGTCGGCGCCGCGTACCTCGCCCTGCAGGTGGTCACCGTCGGCGTGCTCGGCGACGACGCCGGAACCAGCCGCGTGCCGCTCGTCGACCTGATCGCGGTCACGGCGCCGGGCGCCGGACCGCTGTTGGTCGCGGTGGTGGCAGGCCTGGTCTCGATCGGCGTGCTGAACACCTACCTGGCGGCCTTCTCGAAGCTCGGCGCCTCCCTCGGCCGTGACGGCGACCTGCCGAGATTCCTCGGCAGCGGCGCCGAGCCCGGCGGTGTGCCCCGCCGATCGCTCGCGGTGGTGGGGGCGCTGACCGCCGTGAACTTCAGCCTGCTGGTGGCGAGCAACTTCGACCTGACCCCGTTCATCCTGGTGCAGACCAGCTCGATCGTCGGCGTGTACGCGCTCGGCATGGTGGCGGCGCTTCGACTGCTCGACCGGTTCAGCCTCGGCTGGTGGTTCGCCGCGACGTCCGTCTTGCTCGTTGCCGGACTCGCCGTGCTCGCCGGTCCGAACCTCGCGATAGCGGCGATCCTTGCGATCGCCGCGATCATCGTCGGTATCGTGCAGAGACGCCGGATGTCGCGAGCCCGATAGTGCTCGGGCACAAAATGCCCCCGCGACCGGTATCACCGGCCGCGGGAGCATCGCCTATTCGGTTGGCTACGCGTCGCGCCTCTTCAGCAGCAGCGCGCCACCGACGAGCGACACGGCGGCCCAGGCCACGACTACGAGCGCGGACTGCCACTGCAGCAGCCCCTCGGCGCCCTCGATTGTCGGCGTGAACATGCCGGTCCCCGCGGTGGAGAACAGGTAAGGCATCATGTCGATTGCCCATTGGGCGCCGGTGAGTCCGGCGACCACCTGGAAGATGGTCGGCAACAGCAAGATGACACCGAGCGCCGCGGCGATTCCGCCTGCGCTGCTGCGCAGAATGCTGCCGAGCCCCAATGCGAACACCGCGACGAGCGCGAGGTAGACCGAGGCGAGAACGAGATTGCCGGCCAGCGCGGTGAGGTCTACTTCGATGCCCTTGCCAGCGAGGATCGGGAGCGCCACCAGGAGAGCGCCGAAGGTGCTCACCAGGCCGAGGAGGAACGTCGCGACGAACAACACGAACGTCTTGGCCGCGAGCGCCGGGATGCGCTTGGGCACCGCCGTCAGCGTCGACCGAATCATGCCGGTGGCATACTCGCCGCTGATGACCAGCACGCCCAGCACCGCCACGATGAGCTGACCCATGTAGATGCCGAACGTGGCGGTCTGAAGCGCCAGGATCTGATGCGCTTCGGGGGGCGGAGTCTGGCCGCCGAAGTCGATCGTCGACGACAGCAGGAGCGCCATTCCCACAGACACCACCACGATGATCCCGTACGACCAGATCGTGGAGCGCACGGAGCGCAACTTGATCCACTCGGAGCGGAGGATGCCGCCGGTTGTCAGGTGAGCGGAGGGGCGCGGTGCGGTGATTGGGGTGCTCATCGAGCGACCTCCTCGGCGGTAGCGGTGGTCGCGGAGTCGGGCGCGTTCGTGCCGCCAGCGTGGTACTCCACGTCGTCGCGGGTGAGTTCCATGTAAGCCTCCTCGAGCGATGCGGCGACGGGCGTGAGCTCATGCAGGGCTATGCCCGCCGCGACCGCGGCGTCGCCGATGACCTCGGCGGTCAGGCCGGTGACGCTCAGTACGCCGTTCTCCATTGCGGTGATTGATACGTCGGGCCCCTGCAGCAACTGGGCGAGTTGATCGGCGCGCGGGCTCCGCAGCCGCACCGCGGTGCGCGTGGCGGCGGCGAGGATCTCGGCGACGGGAGCGTCGGCGATGATGCGGCCGCGGCCCAGCACGATGAGATGGTCGGCGGTGAGGGCCATCTCGCTCATCAGGTGCGAGGAGAGGAAGATGGTGCGGCCCTCGTTGGCGAGATGCCGGGCGAGATTGCGCACCCACATGACTCCCTCGGGATCGAGGCCGTTGACGGGTTCGTCGAGGATGAGGGTCGCCGGGTCTCCGAGCAGTGCCGCGGCGATGCCGAGGCGCTGGCCCATGCCGAGCGAGAAACCGCCGACTCGCTTGCCGGCGACCGACTCAAGCCCGGTGAGGCCGATGACCTCACGCACGCGGGCCTTGCCGATACCGTGTGTCGCACCCATGGCGAGCAAGTGATTGTAGGCGCTGCGGCCGGTGTGGATGGCCTTCGCGTCGAGCAGGGCGCCGACCTCCCGAAGGGGTGCGGTGTGTTGGGCGTATGGCTTGCCGTTGACGATGACGCTGCCCGAAGTCGGGCGGTCGAGCCCGACGATCATGCGCATCGTGGTCGATTTGCCGGCACCGTTCGGCCCGAGGAACCCCGTGACCATGCCCGGTTTGACGGTGAAACTGATGCCGTCAACGGCGGTCTTGGCGCCGTAGCGTTTGGAAAGTCCTTCAGCTTTAATCATGATTTAAGCTTACGGATGTCGCGGGCCGGCGCATCCGCCGCTGGGATGATTCCCGCTTTGCGGTCTGGCGGCCGTCGTTAGTATCTGCAGAGACGCCGGATGTCTCGAGCCCCGGCAGCCGAGGAGATCCCGTGACCGAGCACCGAGCCCACTTCGACGCAACGGTCGAGTTCACCAACGGCGGAAGCCTCACCGCCGAGGAGTTTCGGATCGACCTGCCGTCGCCCGAGGCGGATGCCGCGCTCGTCGGCCGCCTGTTCGTGCAACACCTCGGACTCGCGCTGATTCGGCGCACCGACATCCGGAACCTACGCGTTGTCGAGGAGCAGCACCGCGGCACCCGGGGGATTGAGACGGCCGGGGCCGAGGCGACCGCAGCGCAGACCAGCGTGCCGCGCTTCGTGGAACTGAGCCATGTCATTCGCGAGGCGCTCGTCACCTACCCGGGGCTGCCAGCGCCGGTGTTCACGCCGCACCTGACCCGCGAGCAGTCGATCAGCAAGTACGCCGAGGGCACCCAGTTCGCCCTGGACCTGATCACCATGATCGGCAACACCGGCACCTACCTGGACAGCCCGTTCCATCGCTACGAGAAGGACGCGGATCTCGCCGGCCTGCCACTCGAGACGCTCGTGGACCTGCCGGCGGAAGTGTTCCACCTGCAGGATTCGCTCGACCGGGGCATCCCGGCATCCGTCTTCTCCGATCGGGATCTGGCCGGGCGCGCGGTGCTTTTGCACACCGGCTGGGACCGCCACTTCGGCCAGCCGGCCTACGCGCACGACGCTCCCTTCCTGACCGAGGAGGGCGCCCGCTACCTGGTCGAGCAGGGTGTGCTGCTGGTGGGGATCGACTCGCTGAACCTCGACGACGCCGAGCCGACGTCGGGCGGGGCACGGCCGGCGCACAGTGAACTGCTCGCCGCCGGTGTCCACGTGGTGGAGCACCTGACCGGCCTCGCCGCGCTGCCGCCGACCGGCAGCCTGTTCACCGCAACGCCGCCCAGGGTCGAGCGGTTCGGCACGTTCCCGGTGCGCGCATTCGCGAAGCTGCCCCGAACCGGTCAGGCGAACGAGCGCCGCAGAAACACACGAGCGCCGCAGCAATAACTGCGGCGCTCGCACGTTTGTGCGGCGCTGGCGGCAGTGGAGCCGCAAGCGCCACAAGCCCCGGGCGCGGCTAACCGCGTCCGGAGACGGCGCGGGAACGCCGCGACAGCGAATCGATGATGACCGCCAGCAGCAGCACCACCCCGGTGATCATGTAGCGCACCGAGGAGTCGAGGTTCAGCAGGGTCAGGCCAGACGAGATCGACTGGATCACCACGATGCCGAGCAGTGCAGAGTACGCCGACCCGCGTCCACCGAACAGGCTCGCCCCGCCGATGACGGCCGCGGCGATCGCGTTCAGGTTGGTGTCACCGCCACCGCTGCCCTGATTCGCCGAGCCGAGTCGGGCCGCCGCGAGCAGCCCGCCGACCACCGCGAACGTGGAGCACAGCACAAACACCGACACGTACACCCGGTTGACGCGGATGCCCGCGCGCCTGGCGGCCTCGACGCTGCCGCCGACCGCGTACACCGAGCGCCCCCACCGGGTCTTGGTGAGGAAGAAGTTCATCACCACGACCAGGATCAGGAACAGCAGGAACATCAGCCCTACGCCGCGGGTCTGATTCAGGTACCAGGCTGCAACGCCGAGCAGCACGACCAGGCCGCCCGCGCGCAGCAGGATCGTGGTCATCGATTGCGCGGACAGTCCGGCGCTGGTGCGCCGGCGGGACTGCACGTAGGCCGTGGCAACGTAGATCAGCGCCGCCAAGACCACCAGCACGTAAGACAGCCAGGCGGGCAGGAACATCTGCTGCGCGAACTGCACGATCCAGGATTCGAACGGGATGTTGATCGAGCCCGTGTCGCCGAGCACCCAGAGCTGCAGACCGAGGAATCCGAGGAGCCCTGCCAACGTGATCACGAAGCTGGGCACACCGAACCGGGTGTACAGGAACCCGTAGAGCAGGCCGATCAGGACGCCGGCGACGAGCGAGGCGAGGATCGAGAGCGGAAGCGGCCAGCCCAACTGCACGAAGGAGACCGCGAGGATGGCCGCCGACAGGCCGCTAACCGACCCGACCGATAGGTCGATCTCGCCGAGCAGCAGCACCAGGACGATGCCGATCGCGATGGTGCCGACCGCCGCGCACTGCAGGGTGAGGTTGACCAGGTTGGTGCTGGACAGGAAGTTGTCGTTCAGCAACTGGAAGACCGCCCAGATGACGATGACGCCGATGATGACCGGCAACGATCCGAGATCGCCGCCCCGCACGCGGGTCATCGTGGCACGGACGCTACCTCGGAACCCAGCGTGCTGAATCAGTCGCTCGTCTTGCAGGTCGGCAGCGACGCTGCTGCCGGTTTCATCCCGCGTCGCGGTCATGGTTGGTCCTCCGTCGGAGTTGAAGCGGGTGGGGGTGTGGTGTCCGCGACATCCGCGGTGTCTGCGATATCCGGCGTGTCGGCGACATCCGCTGCGTCTGACGGCTTCGGCCGACCGGCCGCTCGTCTGGTGACCGCGTTGTCGGTCGCGCCGGTGATGGCGGCGATGATGTCTTCGCTGGTCACCTCCGAGACCCGGAACTCACCGTTGTTGCGACCGAGGCGCAGCACGACCACGCGGTCGGCCACCGCAAGCACGTCGGCCATGTTGTGGCTGATCAGGATGACGCCGAGCCCGCGTTCGCGCAGCCGCTCGATCAGGTTGAGCACCTCCGCGGTCTGGGCGACACCCAGCGCGGCAGTCGGCTCGTCGAGAATCACGACGCGCGGCTCGCCGATCAAGGACCGGGCGATGGCCACGGTCTGTCGCTGGCCGCCGGAGAGGGATGCCACGGGCGTGCGCACCGACGGGATCTTGGCGCTCAACTCGCGCAGCAGCGACCAGGATCGCTTCTCCATATCCACCTCGTTGAGGGTGGCCTGGTGGGTGAGCTCGCGGCCCAGCCACAGGTTCGCCACCACATCGAGGTTGTCGCAGAGGGCGAGGTCCTGGAACACGGTGGCGATCCCCAGTTTGCGGGAGTCCGCCGGGCTGGCGATGTGCACGCGCGACCCGTCGAAGTCGATGGTGCCGGTGTCCTGTGGGTGTACGCCGGCGAGAACTTTGATCAGCGTCGACTTGCCGGCGCCGTTGTCGCCGACGATGGCGACCACTTCACCGGCGTGGACGTCCATCCCGATGTCGCTCAGCGCCTGGACGGCTCCGAAACGCTTGCTGATGCCTTCCAGTGACAGCAGCGGCTCCTGCGCGGATGTGACGTTCACATCCTGGGGTGACAGCATTGTCATCGTCGTGCTCTTCTCATGTGAGGTCGGTGAACGATCGGATGGCCGGGGCCCGTGCGGACGCCCGGCCAACCGTCCGCAGGGTTACTGGATGCCTGCTGCGGCGCAAGCGTCCGCGTACTCAGCGGTGCAGATGTCGTCGACGGTGAAGAACCCGTCAGCGACGACCGTGTCCATGATGTTGTCAACAGTGACGACGACGGGGGTGAGCAGCGTCGTCGGAACACCATCAGTATCGGTGTCTCCTTCCACAGTCTCCCCTTGCGCCAGCTTCACGGCAACCTCCGCAGCCAGTTCGGCCTCCGCCTTAATCGCCTTGTAAACGGTCATGAACTGGTCTCCGGCGACGATGCGCTGGATGCCAGCGAGCTCGGCGTCCTGGCCGGTCACGATCGGCCACGGGGTGACGTTCGCTGCCTTCATGGCCGCGATCGCGCCGCCGGCTGTGCCGTCGTTCGCCGCATAGACCCCGTTGATCTGACCGGCGAACTGCGTCAGCTGACCGGCCACCCACTCCTGCGCCTTATCCGGGCTCCAGTCGGGGGTGTCGAACTCGGCGAGAACCGTGACCCCGCTGTCGTCGATCACGCTGTGCGCGCCCTGCTTGAACTGCGCCGCGTTGCCGTCGGTCGGCGACCCGTTAACCATGATGATGCTGCCGGTGCCGCCCAGCTTCTCGGTGAGCGCTTCGCCCTGGAGTACACCGACCTGCTCGTTGTCGAAGGAGATGTAGTAGGCCAGGTCGCCGCCGGCTACCAGTCGGTCGTACGACACGACGGGAACGCCCTGGCCGCTCGCCTCGTTGACGATGCTGACGGCCGCCTCGGCGTCAACCGGGTCGAGCACGAGCACGTCGACGCCGGATGCGAGGGCGGATTCCGCCTGTTGCTGTTGCTTCGCCGCATCCTGGTCGGCGTTCGAGTACAAAACCTCGAAGTTACCGAGTTCCGCGACCCTGGCCTCGAACAGCGGACGGTCGAATGCCTCGTAGCGCGAGGTCTTGGACTCGGGAAGGAGCAGGCCGATGGTGCCGTCGCTGCCGTCCCCGCCTCCGTCGCCGCCTCCGTCGCCGCCTCCGTCGCCGCCATTGGATGCGCAGGCGGTCAGAGCGCCGGTTGCGAGGAGGGATCCGATCGCAATCGCTGTGAGTGTCTTGGTGCGTCTCATCATTGAGGTGCCCTCTCATCAGGCCGCCCACAGTGGCGGATGATCCTGAGTGTGGCACCCGTGTTCATTGCCGTCAACACTTGAACGCAAGCAGGCGGGCAATCGAAACTCAGGCGTTAGCTTCCGAACGCAAGGCCGGATCTTCGCTCAAGAATGCCACCGGCGGGAGGGCGCTCAACTCAGCCTGTTCGATCGCCAGGGCGAGGCATCCGATCAGCTCAGCCTTCTCGCCGAGCTGGGACTGCACGACGCGCGGCCATCCCGAGTGACCGGCCAACACCGAGCGCTCCAGCGCGTGCCGCAACGGGGCGAGCAGGGTCTCACCGGTCTGGGCGAGCTCGCCGCCGATGATGATCACCTGCGGGTCGAACAGGTTGCTGAGGCTGGCCGCCGCGATGCCGATGTGTCGACCGGCGTCGGCGATCACACGCTGGCTGCTGGCGTCACCCGACTCGGCGCGCTGCAGCAGGTCTTGCAGTCGCCGCATGCCCGGATCCGCGCGGAACAGGTCGAGCAGCGCGGGTCCGGAGGCGAACATGTCGAGGCAGCCACGGCTGCCGCAGCGGCAGATCGGACCGTTCTCGTCGATCGTGATGTGGCCGATCTGGCCGGCCTTGCCGGTCACGCCGCGGAAGATGGTGCCATCGATGATCAGGCCGGCGCTGATCACGTGCCCGGCGCGGATGTAAGCGGCGCCGCGTGCTCCCCGGGCGGCCCCACTGTGCAGTTCGGCGCGCGCGCCGAGGTTCGCCTCACTGTCCACGTACACCGGGCGTTTGATCCGGCTGCGGAAGGCCTCGTCGACGCGGACCCCCTCCCAGCCGCGCATCAGCCCGAGCGTGGAGATCATGCCGGTGGAGGGGTCAATCGGGGCGGGCAGGCCCAAGCCGATGGCGAGCAACTCGTCGCGGGTGGCGCCGAGCGTCTCGAGCATGTCGGTGATGAGCAGGGCGGCGCGGTCCAGTTCGCTGTCGTGGCGGTGGTCGGCGGCGAGCGGAACGTGGTGTTCGGCAACGATGGTGCCCGCGACATCCGCGATCGCCACCCGCAGGTGCCGGGTGGAGAAATGCAGCCCCGCGACCAGCCCGAGCCGGCGGGCCAGCCGCACCTGGGTGGCCCGGCGGCCGCTGCGAGAGGTGATGGCGGTGTGCAGCACACCCGAGCCGGAGAGCTCTTTGACGATGTTGGAGACGGTTGCCGGCGACAGCCCGGTGACCCCGGCAAGCTCCACCTGGGTGAGTCGACCGTGCTGTTTCAGGGCGTCGACAATCCGGGCCCGGTTGGCTTCACGCAGTGAAGTCTGGGAGCCCGGCATCCTGTTGAGGCCCGTCACGAGTGACACCATACACTTTGGCCGACCGGTGACCGGTTCGATGGGGGGTTAGTCTCGACCGATGCCGCCACGGCCATGGAGAGGTTCCACGAATGACTGACGCACCCACCGAATACCGCGATTTCGGCGCCGAGTTTCCGAAGGACTTCGTGATCGGCTCGGCCACGGCGGCGTATCAGGTGGAGGGGGCGACGCAGGAGGACGGACGCGGGCCGTCGATCTGGGACATCTTCAGCCGCACGCCAGGCAAGGTGGAGAA
This Salinibacterium sp. ZJ450 DNA region includes the following protein-coding sequences:
- a CDS encoding ATP-binding cassette domain-containing protein; amino-acid sequence: MTMLSPQDVNVTSAQEPLLSLEGISKRFGAVQALSDIGMDVHAGEVVAIVGDNGAGKSTLIKVLAGVHPQDTGTIDFDGSRVHIASPADSRKLGIATVFQDLALCDNLDVVANLWLGRELTHQATLNEVDMEKRSWSLLRELSAKIPSVRTPVASLSGGQRQTVAIARSLIGEPRVVILDEPTAALGVAQTAEVLNLIERLRERGLGVILISHNMADVLAVADRVVVLRLGRNNGEFRVSEVTSEDIIAAITGATDNAVTRRAAGRPKPSDAADVADTPDIADTADVADTTPPPASTPTEDQP
- a CDS encoding ABC transporter permease subunit, with the protein product MSTPITAPRPSAHLTTGGILRSEWIKLRSVRSTIWSYGIIVVVSVGMALLLSSTIDFGGQTPPPEAHQILALQTATFGIYMGQLIVAVLGVLVISGEYATGMIRSTLTAVPKRIPALAAKTFVLFVATFLLGLVSTFGALLVALPILAGKGIEVDLTALAGNLVLASVYLALVAVFALGLGSILRSSAGGIAAALGVILLLPTIFQVVAGLTGAQWAIDMMPYLFSTAGTGMFTPTIEGAEGLLQWQSALVVVAWAAVSLVGGALLLKRRDA
- a CDS encoding ROK family transcriptional regulator; translated protein: MTGLNRMPGSQTSLREANRARIVDALKQHGRLTQVELAGVTGLSPATVSNIVKELSGSGVLHTAITSRSGRRATQVRLARRLGLVAGLHFSTRHLRVAIADVAGTIVAEHHVPLAADHRHDSELDRAALLITDMLETLGATRDELLAIGLGLPAPIDPSTGMISTLGLMRGWEGVRVDEAFRSRIKRPVYVDSEANLGARAELHSGAARGARGAAYIRAGHVISAGLIIDGTIFRGVTGKAGQIGHITIDENGPICRCGSRGCLDMFASGPALLDLFRADPGMRRLQDLLQRAESGDASSQRVIADAGRHIGIAAASLSNLFDPQVIIIGGELAQTGETLLAPLRHALERSVLAGHSGWPRVVQSQLGEKAELIGCLALAIEQAELSALPPVAFLSEDPALRSEANA
- a CDS encoding cyclase family protein, with translation MTEHRAHFDATVEFTNGGSLTAEEFRIDLPSPEADAALVGRLFVQHLGLALIRRTDIRNLRVVEEQHRGTRGIETAGAEATAAQTSVPRFVELSHVIREALVTYPGLPAPVFTPHLTREQSISKYAEGTQFALDLITMIGNTGTYLDSPFHRYEKDADLAGLPLETLVDLPAEVFHLQDSLDRGIPASVFSDRDLAGRAVLLHTGWDRHFGQPAYAHDAPFLTEEGARYLVEQGVLLVGIDSLNLDDAEPTSGGARPAHSELLAAGVHVVEHLTGLAALPPTGSLFTATPPRVERFGTFPVRAFAKLPRTGQANERRRNTRAPQQ
- a CDS encoding sugar ABC transporter substrate-binding protein, with translation MMRRTKTLTAIAIGSLLATGALTACASNGGDGGGDGGGDGGGDGSDGTIGLLLPESKTSRYEAFDRPLFEARVAELGNFEVLYSNADQDAAKQQQQAESALASGVDVLVLDPVDAEAAVSIVNEASGQGVPVVSYDRLVAGGDLAYYISFDNEQVGVLQGEALTEKLGGTGSIIMVNGSPTDGNAAQFKQGAHSVIDDSGVTVLAEFDTPDWSPDKAQEWVAGQLTQFAGQINGVYAANDGTAGGAIAAMKAANVTPWPIVTGQDAELAGIQRIVAGDQFMTVYKAIKAEAELAAEVAVKLAQGETVEGDTDTDGVPTTLLTPVVVTVDNIMDTVVADGFFTVDDICTAEYADACAAAGIQ
- a CDS encoding sugar ABC transporter permease — encoded protein: MTATRDETGSSVAADLQDERLIQHAGFRGSVRATMTRVRGGDLGSLPVIIGVIVIWAVFQLLNDNFLSSTNLVNLTLQCAAVGTIAIGIVLVLLLGEIDLSVGSVSGLSAAILAVSFVQLGWPLPLSILASLVAGVLIGLLYGFLYTRFGVPSFVITLAGLLGFLGLQLWVLGDTGSINIPFESWIVQFAQQMFLPAWLSYVLVVLAALIYVATAYVQSRRRTSAGLSAQSMTTILLRAGGLVVLLGVAAWYLNQTRGVGLMFLLFLILVVVMNFFLTKTRWGRSVYAVGGSVEAARRAGIRVNRVYVSVFVLCSTFAVVGGLLAAARLGSANQGSGGGDTNLNAIAAAVIGGASLFGGRGSAYSALLGIVVIQSISSGLTLLNLDSSVRYMITGVVLLLAVIIDSLSRRSRAVSGRG
- a CDS encoding APC family permease, coding for MTTTTAPVATSGLGILRASSLYIASVLGSGILVLPALAASAAGPASLVGVAAVLLMSVPLAGAFAALAARHPDAGGVATFVRRALGATAARTAGYWFYFGVSMGIPIVGVLGAEYVIALLGADRGWVGVVALAILAPPFLANSFGVRVSGSVQFAVTAALLVLVIGVVALAAPATDAANFSPFAPHGWAPVGTVVSLFVWAFAGWEAVTHIAAEFRNPRRTIPIATAIAIIVVGAAYLALQVVTVGVLGDDAGTSRVPLVDLIAVTAPGAGPLLVAVVAGLVSIGVLNTYLAAFSKLGASLGRDGDLPRFLGSGAEPGGVPRRSLAVVGALTAVNFSLLVASNFDLTPFILVQTSSIVGVYALGMVAALRLLDRFSLGWWFAATSVLLVAGLAVLAGPNLAIAAILAIAAIIVGIVQRRRMSRAR
- a CDS encoding ABC transporter ATP-binding protein, with protein sequence MIKAEGLSKRYGAKTAVDGISFTVKPGMVTGFLGPNGAGKSTTMRMIVGLDRPTSGSVIVNGKPYAQHTAPLREVGALLDAKAIHTGRSAYNHLLAMGATHGIGKARVREVIGLTGLESVAGKRVGGFSLGMGQRLGIAAALLGDPATLILDEPVNGLDPEGVMWVRNLARHLANEGRTIFLSSHLMSEMALTADHLIVLGRGRIIADAPVAEILAAATRTAVRLRSPRADQLAQLLQGPDVSITAMENGVLSVTGLTAEVIGDAAVAAGIALHELTPVAASLEEAYMELTRDDVEYHAGGTNAPDSATTATAEEVAR